The Setaria italica strain Yugu1 chromosome VIII, Setaria_italica_v2.0, whole genome shotgun sequence genome includes the window ATAGATCCATCCTCAAAACTCAGAGCTTCTGCATCTCCTTGTATCCAGCTAAGACAATGTTCTTCACTGTaacctaaaaataaaaatcaacTCTTGAACAACAGAAACCACACTTGAGATGTAGGTGGCAAAATTAAAAAGTTCATGTTCAAGACCTCTTTCTACAGCACGCTTCTTCCCAACGTTTAGCATATTTGGATTAATGTCACAGACATAAATGTGGGTGTCTTCTTCGGTAGCAGTAAGAGTACCCTGCATAGCTCTGTGGCCCACGCTCTTGATTCTTTCCAGTACACGAAAAGCAACATCCCCTGAAGTCATAGGAATGACATGAACAGTCATCAGAGTTTTGTTCTTCAAATTTCATGCTGCACTTAGGAGAACTTGAAAATTACACAAGAGCTCCTGGAAATAGAACCTTTCAAGAGAAACAGTAAACAATAACCATAAACAAGATGCATGATCACAACTGAAAATGCACATTGAAGCATTGATAATGCTGGAATCTCAGGACTAACTACCAATGCACTGATTATATAGATAAATTGAATGGCGAATTAAGATAGAACAAATACTGTTTATGTTAGTAAAGTTTGTATTTGCTATTTCTACGGCACAGCTGAAAGCAATCAGGGGAACGGGCATTACCTGTTCCACCAGCCACGTCGAGATGCTTCATCCCCGGAAAGGGGTTCAACTTGGAAACAAGCCTGAAAGAAAAGAATCGGAGTTGGTTGGAgtgtgttaaaaaaaaaaagaatcggCAACGGCAAGGGTATGCAGCAGCAACCTGTCCTTCCACAGCCTATGCAGGCCGACGCTCATGAGATCGTTCATGAGGTCGTAGCTGGAAGCCACGCTGCTGAAAACGTTGCCAACCAATCTGCTCTTTTCCTCCTCGCGCACCTGCTTGTACCCTGATGAAAAAGACAGAGATTTCAGGATCTCTGCTTCGAAACAAGAGGGAGTGATGGATAGGAGGGATGCGCACCGAAGCTGGTGGCGTGGGAGTGGaggaaggccgccgccgcggccgccggagggTTGCATGGGGCCTGAGCCTGAGAGGGCAGGAGGAGGCGTCCTTGGCGGCTACAAGAAGCTAGCCTCCTTGCGGCCCGTAGAGCCATTCTGATCCCCTAGTTGAGAGAGAggcggagcggcagcggcgcggcggcggcggcgcgtcgtctCCTCTGACGACGGCGACTTCCGGGACGAACGGAATAGAACGAGACACGACGATGGGGAATTTTGTGAGATGTGGGCTGTGGGCTGCAGCAATGGGCTAGGCCTATGGGAGGATAATTGGGCCATAATTGCGTGGGCTTTTGGCCTTGGGAGTAAGGGAATCGAAAGTGGAACGGCAGACGCTTTCGTTTTTTTTCGGGCAATCGGGTGTTTCCAACCTATTAAACcgacttgattttttttaaaaaaaaacactaaacCGACACCCGAAGATTCCAAAACCAGGAACCGAAGCTGCAATTTTAGCAGGAACAGTTTTtaccaaagaaagaaaaacatagTGCGCCATGATTTAAGCAGAAACAGGTTTTCTTTATTCAGATTCATCAAATTGGATGGTTATGTTACTATACATTTGCATCAGTATTCAAAAGATCATTCATATATTCGGACCATCTTTGAATTCATGTACAAATGCCGTGCCACTGTTTGTGTTTTATTGTAGGTACCAGATGTTAAAATCTTAAGGACCATGCTTATCTCAAAACCATTTGAACGGAGACGTGCAGTTATCAATTGTTGCACTTTTTCCTACAGCATACTACCAGCCTGCTAGTGACCATCCGGAACTACACCAGCCATACTGCTCGTGTCTTGTACCCTCTCCTCTTCACCAATCTGAGCAAAGCCAGGAAGCTTGTTGTAATGGACAGCCAGCATCCAGGAGCAAGAAATCAACCTTGGAATCATGCTTACGACAGTCAGACGTAGGAAACAGAGGTACACATGAATCACAAATAATGAACTATTGGCATGGATATGAACCTATTGCTGAAAATTATACAAGTAAAACAATGAATACACACCGTGCCAATTATCAGCTACACCTCCTTCCCATCTATAGCATCCAGGCAGGCCTTCAAGAACCTGATTGGGCAAAAGCAGAGGGCTCTCTGGATTGCACATAACATACCATCCTTGCTTTACCTGTGGATGACCCAGAGGTCCTTTAGAAGATGATGGGAATGCCAAGGACTCTTGAGGTAAATCAAAGCCTCAGATGTAAATGCAGAAGAAAGATCGCATTGCACGAAATACTACTTCACAGAGAAGGTTAATTAAAGATGTGATACAAGGACTGACTTCCTATGTATTCAGGCCATAGAGAGTAATATAATAGTACATTTACATATTACAGGAAGAAAGAATATCAAAAGAAGCGTGTAATCAAGGTTGACCTAAaacaaaataatatgcattttctTAACATTTGTTGGCACGACACTGATCGGCTACTtcatttttcaaaataaatcaaGGCAGCAATGGATCTACGAATCAATCCATCATGATTTGCTTGTAGCTTTTGGAAGTTGGGAGCTTAATCCAATGAATAATACCAATCCATTTCCTCAAAATGAGGGTTCTGGATACATCTGGCAAGGATATGAACATAAGCTAGTGCTTGTTGAGCTGCAGAGGCACATTTTCATGAAGCTTCCAATTCCATGGACCAAGTATCATGAAGTTCCAGAAGGTGGACATACGTTCATGCTGGTAGATGGGTCGACTGACTGAATTCTCAAGGTACTCTTGGTAGGATAAGAGCCCTCAACTATGCGACAATAGATCCATTTTCAAAATGCTGAGAACTGCAGCTGCGAGCTGCTATTTAGTTCACTCTTTTTCCAGAAGTTGTAGTCCTACAAAAGCAAGACTGGTCTAATGCAAAATATGATACTATACTGTCACTTTAAGCTATTGTTCTCCAGCATATCAAATAATTACAACAGTACGTGGGACCTTGGTACTTATCCTTTGGTCCAAAATTGATGTCATCCCAGAAAGCATGCAATCAAACAGTTAAAACTTTGATGATAACTTACATATATATAAAAGTATTCAGTTTACTTTTCGCATGAGAACATCAACTGAGTCATCATCAAAATTACACCAATGATTAAAATTCACTAGTTTTAGAGCATATGCCTAAGAAAagtattgattgatgttgtgCATTGGAGACTGTATCAATGACCTAAATGACAAGTCAATCGGACCAGAGGTAGTATATACCTTAGATGTTCACGAGTCTTAAATAACGTGAACATAGTAAAAAGAAATGCCACCTTATCTTATGTATATGGCACCAATAAGCAATCGATGAGAAACTAAGTCTAATAATCAAGAGTAGGTGATGAAAAGCTTCAGTCCATGAGAATTGAAGctttttacctttttcttaGAAGATACAGTTGGAGAAAGAGATAAGATGAATAGATTAATCTATAATGGACAAGTGGATACCTCATTTCTACAGTTAATCTATAGGATTTTTGGTGATCTTGCCCCTACTTTGAAGTGCAATTGTGTTAAAACCctcatttttttaactttgtgattttgccctcaacGATTCACAAGTCAATGCAATTTTACCCTTGGTCTTTGCGTATTTGCCCCTATTTTGATCGTTGACTAGAggcaaaatcgcattgacttgtgaatagttgagggcaaaatcacaaagttgagaaaacgagggcaaaatcacaattcCACATCAAAGTAGGGGTAAGAACACAAATGCCCCTAATCTATAATATTATAAGTTCACAACTGATTATTACAAATCAAATAACTGAAACTGCATTAGACAGTAGCATACCTAATTATGCTACGCATTAGTAACACCTATACGAAGTATTAACTCGTTCACATGATAAAATATCATTTGTGCATACAggccatatttttcctacttctATTTGGTTAAATCACTAACCAAGGAACATATCAGAAAATATTGCAAGTCTGCACCGCAGATCCAACCTCTCGCAAACTGTGGAGTTCGGAAATTAGAATGCAAATAAGTGAAACCTCAAATGCTGATGAGAGCTGAATTCAATAACAGTGGCGCAGAGCTAAAATTAAGAGATAACCTTCTCATTAATTGATGGAAAGAATGACAACACAGCTATATATCTGACAGGTCAATATATTGTGACTTATGCCTATGGCAAAATTGATGGTGATACAAGAATTATTCAGTACAAAAAATTCTTGGTATCTTCTTACCAAGACAAATCCTATGTATAACTGAAGAAAGCTCAGTCACAAAAGGGACCGCAGCCATTTACTACTTGAAAATAGTTGGCATAAGGAATTCATAGACAGGTTTCCAGTACACCTTATCAAAAGAAAATAAGGGGACAGAATCGTATAGTAAGACTATGAGAGGTTTTTAGAAACTGGAGCACATTCCTACCACACAGTCTCCAATAGCAGAAGTATATAATGCCAAGGAAAGAATGCTGACAAGGTTTAAGCAGCAAGAGTAAGACCTGTTTGTGCTcaactattttcttttcttctttctaacAGAACTACCCCCCAACTCCATCAACGATCTCTTGAGCAGCAAGTGCAAGAAGGCCTCTCTGTGCTTAACTAGTCATTTGGAAAGCACCCAGCAACTTAGAGAAGATTGTCTCAAACTCTCTTTTCCTTTCCCTTCTAAAAGGAATTGCCCACAGAACCCCATCTATCATCGCTGGAGTGAACATAAAAGCAAAGTCAGCTTGAGGAAATAAGCAAAGCTAGATAATGCATACAGGGGGAAGTTCTTACAGGGACCGCGAAGCAAGGACAATAGGTCAATCTTCAGGGAGAACAATCTATTCACCCAAAACGATATTCTCCAAGTACTCAATTGCATGGTGCATGCGGCCTTCATCAAACCCTTTAAACAAGGCATTATGTGTGCAATCATCTGGATGAATACCATTCTGATGCATCTCAAAATACAATCTCATTGCATCTTCCCAGTTGCCTTCTCTACAGTTCCCATATATCAAAAAAGTATATGTACATCTGTTTGGTATTAATCCCCTTTCCAGCATCTCATGGAAATGACGATAAGCTAGTTGAGTTCTGCCTGTCCTGCATAGTGCATGTATGAGCACATTATATGTTATTTCATCAGGTTCAACTCCTTCCTCCAGCATCTTCCGAAACCAACCATATGCTGAATAAAGGTTTCCTCTTCTACAGTATGCATGAATTAAAAAGGTATAGGTCACAGCTGAGGGTGAAAACTGATCTGAGATCATGTTACCAAGAAGTTCTATTGCTTCTCTTAGGAGTCCTCTTTCACAATGCGCGTGAATCAAGCAGGTATATGTGATAAAATCAGGCTGTAAACCATCAGTGACCATCTTTGTCCTCAGATCTTTGGCATCTTTCAGGTTACCAGTCTTGCACAGTCCATCAATAAGAATATTGTATGTGACTGTATCAGGATATATTCCTTCCAACACCATCACCTCCTTCAACTGGAAAGCCTTGGAAGTAGCCCCTAGGGTTAGCTCTGCGCAAATCCTGGTGTTATAGGCAAAGGAGTCTGGCTGCAAACCTTTGCTCAGCATCTCATCAAAGAACTCTCTTGCCATAGCAAGGCTCCTCACCTTACACGAACCATTCATGAGAATAGTATATGTACAAACATCAGGCAAACAGCCTTGCTCTACCATTTCCTCTTTCAATCTCCTAGCTTCTTCTAAATCACCTAATCTACAATAACCATCCATAAGAATATTATATTTCAAAACTGTTGGTCCCAACCCAGCACGTCTCAAATCACCAAGCAACCAAAATGCCTCCTTCAAATTGCCTGCCTTACAATAACCCTTTATCAACAAACTGTAAGTAATCAAGTCTGGCAGTAAGCCCATCGCCCTCATTTCCACAAATTTCACCTGCGCAGCTTCTACCTGCCCACTTTTAAGGAGCCCATCAATAATGGCATTGTATGTCACCACTGTAGGCATAATGCCCTCATTCTCCATCTCCAACTGCAAAGACTCAACCTTTTCTATAAAACCCCTTTCAAGCAATGCAGTGATAAGTGGGTTGTAAGTAAAGGATGAAGCTGTCTTGGACAACCGCATGCTGTCAACCAGCCTTGCCGCCTTGTCCAGATTACCTTCCCTGGTGAACCAACTAATCATCACATTACATGTAACATCATTCAGAGAGCAATCACCTCCCTGGGTCTCCATCTCCTTCAGCAGCATGCCAGCCTTGTCCTTCCTTCCCTCCTTCAAGTAAGAATCCAGCAAAGTGTTGTAGGTCACAATGCTTGGCTCAATCCCAAGATGGAGCATCTCTGCATACACAGCATGAACGTCGTCCCACCTGGCTGCATCACGAAGCACGCGCAGCACACGGTTGCAGTCCTTGACATCAGGGGCCACGCCGTGGCACGCCATCTCGCGGAAGGCGGCAAGGCACAGCGTCGAACAGGTCGTGGGCGCGGGGTCGCGAGCCCCGCATTGGGCCGTGAACTTGGTGGACAAGCGTAAGAGGAGGCTGAGCAGGGATTGGTTGGAGGGAGAGCGGGGAGCGGATAGGAGGAGGGAcacgagggggaggaggaggccgaggtgCAGGGCGCGGAGGGAGACAGGGTAGGCGGCCCGGAGGTGGTTGGCTTGGGCGAGCGGGACGAGGACGTCGGCGAACGCGGAGGCGGTGCGCGGGAAGCCCCGCGGCGTGGCCTCCGCCCACCGGAAGAGCTGGCGCGCGAGGCCCGGGAGGCCGCGGAGCGCGGAGCGGACGTCGCCCGCGGCGAGCACCAGGCGGAGAGGTTCCGGCGGTGGGGGATCagcggcgaggagcgcggcgaaCGGGCTCTCCTCGGGCAGAGGCGGGGGCAGCGGAACCAGCGCcggcaaggaggaggagaggaagctgCTGGGGATAgccgcgacggcggtggcggcggcggcggctgctacAGGAGCTTGTGATTTGCAGTGTGGGATGTTGAATAGCATGGATTAAAGTCCTAGTCCTTCCCGGCGACGCCTCGCCATGAatgacggcgcggcggcggcgagaaggAACCTgcggtgatggcggcggcgcatcCACCAGATTCCGGCCGCCGTACGGGGTcgagggcgcgcgcgcgcgccccagGCGGCGGCCCCCGACCTGGCGCGGAGGGCGGGCTGAGAGGGCTGGACCGAGATGCCCAGGAAGCGGCGGCGTAGCCGACGGttgagctgcggcggcggcggcggcggcggctagtaAGAGAGAAGGCGCCGTGGGTTGAAGAGGGAGGGATCGGAGGGATCGGAGGAAACAAAGGCCACGTTCACGAGAGCAGCTCTGCCGCTGCGTCGCCGCGCCGATACAGGTGCACGCGCCATCCGCACCGTCGATTTTGCGTCCAGATTAGTGCAAGAATCTTGCTGGCTGGTAAAGCGAGCGCCACTGAACATCCGGATTCTCAAACCCTGTCCAAACTCAGATGAAATTTAAATGGTTCGTTCTTTTAGATGAATCCAGGGCCATCACAATTTATACGACTACAAAGAACCCAAAACAAACACCAATATTCAGCATCGTGTTGTGCATTGAGGAAACCACGAGAAAAAAATCGAGGCTTTGAATCTAACCACAATGAACTGAAAATATGCTTGAcatcgtttcaaaaaaaatgctTGACATTCTCAAGTTACGTCTCCAATCGATCACAAGTCTTAggttttttttcaaagaaaaaaaaaggtgccaCCGAACCCCATTTCTCCAATGGTCAGCATAAATGCAATTCTTTCGATAACGGCGACAAATCGGTTGCAGTAAAAACATCAGATACAAAAAAGGACCTTCGTAATTTGGCAATGCTCCTTTATTTCATCACAGAAGACATCGTAGCCAAGTATTTTACATGCACAATGGAGGACCTTCCACTGTTACCCCTTACAATCGGAATCAAATGGGATACAGCTACTGAAACCTAAACCTGAAGCTTCTAAAAATATCCCAACTGATTTGATAAGCCAATGCCATCTTCTATATGGCAGCATTTTGGGAACAGAGTAGGCATATTTTGTACAAGGCACTTCACAGGAAAAGGAAATCAAGGCAGAGTTCACAGCTTTCTGATCTGAAGTCCTTGGAAGGCTGGGCACCATAACGATCAATAGCTGTCTTCATCTGTCTCGGGCCTTCGGAGGTAATAGCGCAGACAATTAATCAGCACCTATATAAGCAAGTTAAAGAGTGCCAAGTGAACACAAGCAAAAATAAACCATGTTAAGAGAGACGAGGATTCTGTTGCTTAAATGGCCAATGAAGTATCTAATTAAGACATGACAACACCTGAGATAAGGAGCTGTTTAGTTTTGCGCCTCTGTAACTCACATGAAACTTGTCCTTGACAACCAAACCCTGTATAAGtatcagatattcagatatGAGCTCTGATGGCCTTAGCAACTAGAAGGGCAAGAAAATGGAATACAGCATACTTCAGTATCAATCTCAGCAGATTCCACATCAACGTTTGTGTCAGTAATGATCTTCATTATTTCCAGAAGtaggccaggccgatcagctgTCTCTATGTAAAGCATGCTGTGCATATTCAACAAAAACTAATAAGAATTGCAAACGATGCGGCACTGtataaacaaaaaagaaacacatAGCAATATGGAAAGTTCAGACAGGGGAGCGGGGTGGATAGGTAGGCAGAGCTGGTTCTTATGCCAAAACCAAAATATAGGCAAAATAGGATCCTGACTCCAGAGTGATACAGATTACAGGCTGTAGACAGACAAAAAATGGGGGCCTGGCCTAGAGTTGTACTGCCCATGCCCATCACATTCTTGTCCTGTCCTTCATACTTAAAACTTTCTGTTTTCTAATCCGATCCAGTTTACTAATTGCTTGGCTTGTGTGAGATGTGACGCATAGTTCTTTTTGAGCCTAAGTGTGGATTCAACCTAAGACACTCTGGCTTATGCCTTGCCGTACAGTAACAGCTAATGCATCTTAAACCACAGAAGATTCAGGAAATATCACTTGGTGTCaatatttgaattttcaaatgtaTAGGCTCTGGCTTATGCTTTGCCGTAACTAACTGTTAATGCATCTTGAATTTTTAAATGTATAGAGCATATTCATGAATTTTCAAATATCATGTGTATGCTGGGATAAGGTCATAAAACCATACATGTGGAAATGCCAACATATCATCAAACATGAAATATAACAATTATTCTAGAAGTGATCATACGTTCTTGAATCATGATGCTAAATAAACAGTAAAACATCACTAGGAGCTGGCAGAATCGAACCTTCTTTTTGGTCCATCATCTTCCACAACCACATGAGTTGCAATATCAATATCAACCTGCCAGTTCAAAGACTAAGAAGTTCAGGATAAACTATAAAGTCATCAAAGCACAAACCGTAGCGTAATGACACAAGAGGCTTAACTATTTACATTTTTCCATTTcataaaattaagaaaaatcACATATTGTAGTTGGAAATACAAAATATATCATACCCAGACAGCATGGTACAGTATAGCATACAGAATGAGAACATGCACTATACTTGCCTTCTTCTCAGGAGGTTTTATTCCAAAAAATTCACCCATTGCTAACTTCTCACTTGATTCCTATGGACCAATTGACATGCTACTGTGTTAGATACATTCAATGAAAAATATGTGAAATAGTAACAACGCCAAATTGACAAACACAAGAATCTGGAACATACAGGATGATATTGCAGAATGTTGTTAATGATGGTTAGCCGTATCCTCTCTAACATGTCAGGGTCCTCAACTTTGCGCCCGCTAGATACATGCAAAAGGGAGGGAAAGAAATTACAGTTGGAaataatccaaataaaatttatCTTATGATGGATGAGTACAGAATTTAAATGAAATCTTGGTCCAAAGGTCACTAGGGTGCTATCCTTTTTTTTCCATCTAAGATTGAACAAGGAATTTCAAGAAAGATTGTGAATACTCCCTAAGATTGATGAGATGTGCAGTAGCATATGTGCCACGATTATATGATTTCAGAAGGAACTAGGCTAGCTCAAAAATAGTGGAACCTTATTTCAACAAACAAATGAGTGTACAGGGAAAGAGTATAGTCAAGGAAACTGATCACATGAAAACTAAATACAGGCACAAGGATAAATGTGCTGATATTGTGCACTTAAACAAATTGAAGCATTCAAAAAGTGAATGTATGCGCATGAACAGTGGATGCCATCGTCCTACTACATAGACACAGACAACTAGATACCGTATACGAAAACACAGTAAACAGAAAGTGGCAAGCACCCACAATCGCATGATGTGGAACTTTGTTTGTGTGACAGCTGAGTCAGTTGCCACAGTTCCTTTCGTGACATCAAGGCCCAGGTCCTTGAGTGCCTTCATCTGCAAATAGTGAATACCAGGgccaaaataaaataattgacaGATATGACAAAAATTAATAGCAAAAACATGTTTTTGGGCAGCAGTCTAAAGAGAAAGCATAAGAAATTTGTACCGTGTCAAGTAGTGCCCCCAGACGGTCTCCAAAACTCAACTGCACGATGGTTGCATCACGGTCTGAATCTTGATCTATCATGACGAGTGGCACTGGAACTGCCTCATCAGATGTCTGGGTAAATTGTTTCCCAATAATACAAATAAAAAGCATCAATCAGCGGAGTATTGAATAAGTCCAAAAGCAGCATCACAATAGGAGTACGTATGAGAAATAAACTGAAGAGAAATAAGAAAACTGCACATGCTAAAGCCAAAATTTAATCAATTGAGTATGCCAGCAGATAGGCAGTTTATATGCAAACATTAAGATTCAAATGCAGGCAGATCGATAGACAAGCAAGCATATATAATGAAAACTGTAAGGGTGTGCTACTGGTTCCACCATATAAAGACATGTTCCAAGAAAGTGTGCATGTACATTGTACAAAGAAAAAGTTATGTGAACATACCGTGGAAGAAGCTCCCAACACATTAGCTGAGTCGACAGATTGGCAACATATTCTGGTGAGATGATAGCAGaaacaaatatatatacatatatcagCACATAAAAATACAGGATTGGATGAGATACTACTGCACATGATTGTATTCGGAGAATTAAGGAACTGTGTAGCATAAGAATGGGAACGTGGTTTATCTGAAATTGTTCACTAAGTTCAGTGTTGAATAGATACATGCACAAAATTGGAACAAACCAAAACACAAGAGGATGTGCAGGTCTTCTTTTCACCCTTGGAATCAATATAGAGATCCCAATGACCAATTGCAAAGCGCAGCTAGGCATAGGCACAGGTACAATCATGTAATGCAAATCTAGCAAATCACGAACCAAGCCGATGAGAACTGTCGCACCATGATTCCTAATCCAAAAAGGCCCATCAAACCATATCTGATCGGTCCTTTATAACAAGCAAACGAACAAAAGGGAACTGTAGCTGCCACCGGCGACGAGCCCATCCCGTCACGGACAGCGAAAAGCGGGCACCGATCCGGTTCGCGAGCACGCAGGCACCGGCCGATCGCGAACCCTCGCAGGAGTCGAGCACCACAGACAAGCACAAGCAGGACCGGATTAACCCGGAGATCGGACCGCTCACCTCCGCGCGGCCGCGAGCGGAGCAGGGAAGGCGGCTCGGGAGCGGAGGAACCCCCGCAGCGGCAGGCGGGAGGCcgcagcggcggaggaggcggagggggcggcgccgaAGAGGCGGTGATGGTGGTGGGAGGTGGCGAGAGCCATTGTggggcgcgccggcgcggcctgGAGCGTCGTCGAGTGGAATCGTCGTGCCACTCTGCGGGTGTCGCCGTGTCGCCCGccggctctctctctctctctccccactccggctgtgtgcgCGTGGGCGGGCCGCTTGGGGAAGGCGAAAGGATATGGGATGTCACCTAACGGCCTAGTTGAGCGTGACGTTCGCTTTTTTTGAACGTGCCACTTGAATCCATCCTTGCATTATTGGACCTAGACAGGTTGATGGGCcgtttttctgttttttttctttttatattaattttcttttgcgaagagtttttctttttatgGAGACGACAGCGGTGGACTAAATGGGCCAAGCACCCAAGTTGAGCGGGTGGGCTGGCTTAAATGCTGTATTATTGATTGGGCCCAATGGTATGCGCTAACTACGGCCCACCCGATCAGGCCCGAAAGGAGAGAGGATAAACAATTTCCTTGGAAGCAGCACGTCTCCGTCCCCGACCCCGACGATGCCGGGAGCCAACTACCAACGGAGGGCGGAGGGGACCCCTTCCCTCCACGGGCACGGCCACCGCATCTCCTCCCGCTTCCTATTCCTCTGCGCTTCGGCCGCTCACCGCCCCCCGCCTCTCGCCTGGCTGCCGAGGTAATCCCGGGAAACTGCTCTTTATCTCCCCTTCCATTCCATCGCGCGCGAACCTGTGAGCTCTCTCTTCGTTCAGATCGAATCGATACGGACGTGTTTCAATTTTCACGAATAGTCTTATCAGTATTTCAATTAGATTTGTATAGTCTTTGGATCGGATGGATCCTTGCTCATTGGCTCCATTCAGATCGCCGGTTTGTCGTGCGCTACAATGGTGGGATTTCTATGACCCGTTCATTCTCTGAAACTGGCACGGATGGCATTTCAGAATTCAGGCAACCAAACACGCATTTTGTGTTAATTTGATTTCCCCACCCTCATCAGCATTCTTACACCGCTGCCTTGGTCAATGAGCGAATTGAGGTTGATTTGAAATGTTTAGATCAGTCTTGAGTTTGTGGGATTTGCTTTTTTCGTCTGTGTTGCTCTGATTTAGGATGCTAGTATAGTATGAAGCTGTTACGTGATGTTTAAATTGCTGGGGATTGTTATTGCAGCATTTGTACCAGATGTTTGGACTTAGATTCCAAAAATGTCTGTATaaaagtttttctttttgcacGCCAGCGAGCTACTTGCATGCTTGACATGTGTTGCTTTCCAGAATTAATAATCTCTACGCCACAATGCACAGGTGTTTTCCCTCATGGAACTCAAATTTCACTGCTAAGTCAAATTGAAAATTTTGATGCAGGTTTCACCTGATAATGCAGAAGGAGCTGTCTTAATCATAGAACATAACAATGGGGATATCCAAGGTGACTGGCATCGCTGCAACAGCTTTTCTTGTCACATCTGTTAGCTTGTGGGAGCTGGGCATGAGAATTGCTACGCTTCCTTTCCTATTCACCGGCATTGTTGCTTGCATCGTCACTTTTGCATCTCATGATGCTGTCAACCTACCTTGGATCTTGGGGAAGAACTCAGTGGGAAGATTTCCTTGTTGGTCAATTATACTGTTTGGTCCCTTCTTGATGCTTGCTCGGACATATGCGATGGTTAAGAGATTCATGAGGAAGGAGTCTGTGCATGACAAGATCGTGGAAGGGCTGTATCTGGGAGGATGGCCATTTCTGCTGAAGCATCTGCCCCCTGGAAACCCCTCTGTCATAGATTGCACTTGTGAGCTGCCAAGAAGTTCCTTTGTCCCGAAAGATGAGTATCTTTGTCTTGCAACTTGGGATACAAGAGCTCCAACGCCATCCCAAATCGAACTCGCTGCACGCTGGGCTTGTGAAAAGAGATCCAAGGGGAAACCTGTTTATGTCCATTGTGCATTTGGTTAGTAGTAATTTATCTCTTGCTATACATTCAACTTATGCGGAAAATTAATTTCATGCTTCTGTCTTGAACTCTCGATGTTCC containing:
- the LOC101755500 gene encoding ACT domain-containing protein ACR12 — encoded protein: MALATSHHHHRLFGAAPSASSAAAASRLPLRGFLRSRAAFPAPLAAARRICCQSVDSANVLGASSTTSDEAVPVPLVMIDQDSDRDATIVQLSFGDRLGALLDTMKALKDLGLDVTKGTVATDSAVTQTKFHIMRFGRKVEDPDMLERIRLTIINNILQYHPESSEKLAMGEFFGIKPPEKKVDIDIATHVVVEDDGPKRSMLYIETADRPGLLLEIMKIITDTNVDVESAEIDTEGLVVKDKFHVSYRGAKLNSSLSQVLINCLRYYLRRPETDEDSY
- the LOC101755093 gene encoding pentatricopeptide repeat-containing protein At1g22960, mitochondrial: MLFNIPHCKSQAPVAAAAAATAVAAIPSSFLSSSLPALVPLPPPLPEESPFAALLAADPPPPEPLRLVLAAGDVRSALRGLPGLARQLFRWAEATPRGFPRTASAFADVLVPLAQANHLRAAYPVSLRALHLGLLLPLVSLLLSAPRSPSNQSLLSLLLRLSTKFTAQCGARDPAPTTCSTLCLAAFREMACHGVAPDVKDCNRVLRVLRDAARWDDVHAVYAEMLHLGIEPSIVTYNTLLDSYLKEGRKDKAGMLLKEMETQGGDCSLNDVTCNVMISWFTREGNLDKAARLVDSMRLSKTASSFTYNPLITALLERGFIEKVESLQLEMENEGIMPTVVTYNAIIDGLLKSGQVEAAQVKFVEMRAMGLLPDLITYSLLIKGYCKAGNLKEAFWLLGDLRRAGLGPTVLKYNILMDGYCRLGDLEEARRLKEEMVEQGCLPDVCTYTILMNGSCKVRSLAMAREFFDEMLSKGLQPDSFAYNTRICAELTLGATSKAFQLKEVMVLEGIYPDTVTYNILIDGLCKTGNLKDAKDLRTKMVTDGLQPDFITYTCLIHAHCERGLLREAIELLGNMISDQFSPSAVTYTFLIHAYCRRGNLYSAYGWFRKMLEEGVEPDEITYNVLIHALCRTGRTQLAYRHFHEMLERGLIPNRCTYTFLIYGNCREGNWEDAMRLYFEMHQNGIHPDDCTHNALFKGFDEGRMHHAIEYLENIVLGE
- the LOC101756575 gene encoding uncharacterized protein LOC101756575; its protein translation is MGISKVTGIAATAFLVTSVSLWELGMRIATLPFLFTGIVACIVTFASHDAVNLPWILGKNSVGRFPCWSIILFGPFLMLARTYAMVKRFMRKESVHDKIVEGLYLGGWPFLLKHLPPGNPSVIDCTCELPRSSFVPKDEYLCLATWDTRAPTPSQIELAARWACEKRSKGKPVYVHCAFGHGRSACVVCAILVALGVAETWKDAENIIRERRKIKMNALHRKTLEEWSKHRVAQKKGN
- the LOC101754680 gene encoding 2-methoxy-6-polyprenyl-1,4-benzoquinol methylase, mitochondrial; this translates as MALRAARRLASCSRQGRLLLPSQAQAPCNPPAAAAAAFLHSHATSFGYKQVREEEKSRLVGNVFSSVASSYDLMNDLMSVGLHRLWKDRLVSKLNPFPGMKHLDVAGGTGDVAFRVLERIKSVGHRAMQGTLTATEEDTHIYVCDINPNMLNVGKKRAVERGYSEEHCLSWIQGDAEALSFEDGSMDGYTIAFGIRNVTHIEKVLSEAYRVLKRGGRFLCLELSHVDVPVFKQIYDVYSFSVVPTMGELVAGDRQSYQYLVESIRRFPNQEKFAQMIQEAGFERVEYENLVGGVVAIHSGLKL